In Gossypium hirsutum isolate 1008001.06 chromosome A10, Gossypium_hirsutum_v2.1, whole genome shotgun sequence, the DNA window tcaaaataatgcattaacaatctttttataaaattaatagtattaataattagatctaaattttaaattttaaaaaaaataaagaaactaaattcatgaaaataaaatatagagaCTGAATTCTAGATTTGTGGAGAGAACAAGGACCTACGAcacattttatcatttttaaaaacatacaaacattattATACACTTATCTATATCTAATAatttctttaacttaattttcttttaattaaatcacttaaaaattaATATCTTGAAAATGTAGGAAAAAAACtacaaagagaaaattgaaatttaaaaaattgatatcaataattaaaaattgagaaaacggataaaaaaccaaaagaaaaaaaaataaaaattaagtaaagttaaattaaattagagaaattattaaatatggatgagtgtataataatatttGCATGTTATTAGAACTTCATATGATGACCTGATTGTCAAGGGTGATCATTGCCCCAGGTATGGCCTGGGTTCGAGTCATACTAATTGCATTTGTTGTTTGGGATTTGTCttattgtaattcaccaaaaaaaaaattatatgtcaaTAATGATGTGACATTATTCTTATGATGGTCAAggattatcctaatataaattattctttaCTGTTTGTGTATGGTACATCTTCTTATGATGAGTGTATAATAAAATTGCTTATTTTCacgtaaaattaaaaaatatatttttataattttttgtataattattattttaataattcaagggtaatttttttatattccattatcataaatatatatttgaaactttttaattatttatttgacgTAAGAAAACTTCAcccctaaatatatatattaataagtacAATAATCTCAATTAGCATGATAGAAATATCATATCAATTTAAAAACTTTATGTTCATTACAAGTATagttatattgataaattcaatcaaaagtatggataaattatatttttctaatgattttatataatattagatTATAGTACAACTACAATATGGGTGAAATTATtatgtaatatatttattaagaatttatataaaaaatcaaatgttACTTTAGTTGAAATGGTAAAGTCGGAAGAGTGTATGTTTGGTGTATTGGGTTCAAATCAGTAAAAGCACTATGGAGGCCCCTATACTAAAactcaaattacattttgcccttttattaaaaaaaaagggtcaaACTAGTCCCTGCATGGTAActcaaagagcaaactagtcatttctattaaaaaatcatccatttttgttgttaaaattggTGAAGCTGACAGAATAACCAAACAGTTACACGTGGTGTGTCATATGTGCCTTATTTTGACATACagggaccaatttttaatagtagattggatgaaattttaaacagaatgaccaatttactctttgatctaatgtgtaaggattaatttacccattttttgacTAGAAGGGCCAAAATCCAATCTAATTTTTAGTAAATGGCCTATAAGGTACTTTTACTTGCTCAAATCTTATCATAACCATGCATTTCTTTTTTGATCTTACGTGAAAAGGAAAAAATACCATTAAGTTAATATTCAATTCTTCCTTAAATAAGGATCTTTCGATAATTTAACAATTGAGTTGAGACCTGATTATGAGCGGCACAAACTCAAAAAAAGAATTTATATAGAGTATAAATACTAAATTTTGTCACACCTACGATGTAGGCAGAAATACAACTTTTATGTTGAAAAAACTTATATTTTGGAATTTATTCAAGGAGTGGTAatatacttatattttaataCAGTTGAACACATGTTTGATCCAcctcttttataattttataattaagttggTGACCCAATAAAAACAGACACTGCTTAAATATAAGTTTGAATTTAAAAGAATGGACAATTCTATAATTTCATAACTAATTTGGTTAGCCGATGAAAGATAAGTATGTAGAAATTCTGTTAGAGAAAATATAAGGAAATTAGACAATTTATTGTAGGAAAAAACCTATACATATATTGTATAGACTATAGAGTAGGTAAGAATTTGAAGCTTTACCTTGACTAGGAACAGCATTCGATAGACACAAACATGAATATTGGAAAGGTGTATTAACCGGTGTATACACTTTTAGCACAAAAGAAAAAGTGAGACATTCCAACTCATCAGAAATTCAGAATCTTGATTTATATACTGCTTTCAACCCTGAACTTTCTGACTGCTAACAATGGACAGCGACAGAAGAAAAAAACCAAATATATACTATTCCCTggaaattttttatgtaaatctTTGATTGCATGTCAATGTCACGTCTCCTTTGCatattttatatgtatgtatgtatgtttgtatgtatgAACAAAGGGAAGTTGTCTGAAAAATAATGCAGATTCCCTTACATCAACAAGCTACTTAGGAATGTAAGATTATAAGTGAATAAttcactttattttttattaatcaacTTGATTGGATTACTGACCTTGTTCGCAATCTTGATAAACATGAACGTTGAATGAATGCAAGAGCAGAATCAGTTGTTCAAAATTAAACAGAAAGTTTAATAAAATCTGTCTGTCTTGAATTTCCGATATATGCTTAAAGAACTTTGACTGAAAGCTGATCCACACATAAGGTTATGAACCAGAcaataaatatgtgtttgtgttaaaaaaatggaTTCTAAGTTCTAACACTGACAAGACTGTTGGATTGGAGTACGAGTTTTGGAACAAATCCATCTATCTTTTAGAATTTGGGAATGGTGCTTTAAGGAAGCAAAGGATGGGACAGCAATTTGGCTGTTGAGAAATCATTGGATGGAAAGGAATATTGATTAATGTAAacttttaggggtttttttttttttggtgttgaataattaattatcatttcttttgaaaacattgttgtatatatatatattagtcaaTAACTAAAAGGGGAgtcaaaataaaacttttgagtaattattaatttatttgtcaAATCTTTAAAAAAGTAACAGGGGCAAAGAATGTTTCTTCACTCCCATAATTTTTAACTggttaaaagattttatttttcctGTGAATGGGGGTATCTTTTTAAGTTTTGCCTCGACAAAATCTTTTATTCAACTTTCATAAATTATATCATTAGTAATTAgattatgggtaaatttttattttggtcatttaattaaaaaagttacaattttatCACTGAATTACTCGAAATTCGACagaatattttattcaaattctcTGAACTAACCAAAAGTtcttatttaagtcactaggttgtCAAGTGTTTTTTCCATTAAAAAGTTCTACCAACAAGCTCCAAACAACAATTCAACGATCGATGCAATCGACCAATACCTATCGGCGAATAAAAGAATATACCTTATATTCAAGTTAATTTGACAATCAATGtcgaagataaaaaaaaattgtttgaattttggtttgtaAATTTGTGACATCCAAAGCTGTTTTGtggaaaaaaatactaaattgtaaaagagaaggGAGAAAAGAGCTTTTAAATTGGTGCAGGTAGTGCGAATAGGGAAAGTCATATAACatcgatttttttatttcttaaggtATCTTTACTAGAGCAAGCCTAGTAACAAATCTTCCGTATTTTGTAGACCCATTAAGGGGGTAGATGTTGGCCACGAGTTTTAAAGCTACTCCCTACCTAGGACGAGGATCGAACCCTCAACCACTAGTTAAGGTAGGAGcatttaacatcaattttaaaagaccaatgacttaaataaaaactttcgaatagtttgataatcaaattataactttttttgaataagtgatcaaaataaattaaattatttttcttcaagaCCCCCAAAttcagaataaataaaataataattcttgttataaaatgaattaaatccAACAAATAAAATCGATACATGGTGAGAGTTATTATATTAGAGTTCTAAagttaaatggaaaaaaaaaaatatatatatatatatatttatgattgatgAAAAAGTTCTCACCATGCATCCAAATGCAGCTAAAAAACCTCTCAAAGAACTGAAAATACCAACTTATTATTTTGAGGAAAAAAAGAAGCATAAAAGGCCTTCAAGAGCAAAGATCATGGAAGGTTTGGGCACATGGAGGGATATGAAAACATGGATACCTAACTCATATGTTCAACCTTAAAATGTATGTATGATTCTGGTCTATGGACTATATATGCTACTATAGACAACAAATATAGCCATGCAAGCTAAGAAAGATATTTGATAAAAgcacatataaaaaaaaattaacctggAAGCTTGGCTAGATTAAAACTAGATTTACTTTTTTAATGTGGAAAAGTTATTCCACACGGATCTATAGTGGGGGGGGGGGTGGAAAAGTGACCCAAAAACAGCATGAAAACACAAGTTTTACCTTAAACAAGcaaaaatttccagaatttagCACTTCTTTTCTAGACCCTTTTGATAAGTAGAGTTAAATAATGAACCCTCCTATTCATATATATCCCCCACCCACCCACCTTCGCTTAAAACATAGGCCCTTTTCCTTTCAGTTAAACCTGTAAAAAGGCATTCAATCTGGTTTCATAGTTGGAGCTGCTTCTTCTTCTGATGTTCTTAAGAGCTTTTATGTCGGATATGAAGCCTGTGAGCCATTTCTAatctctatttatttatttatttgtctttGGAGTTGTAAAGGGTAAAATGAGAATGATTGTATGGTTTTGTTTTCGTTTGTGAGAAATAATCCACGTTGAAAGTGAGTAAAAAACCCTTGGTTCATCGCAATTGTCGTGTTGACGCAGAAGAGAGTGCCCACTCTCGGATTTTCACAAACCCATATTTAAAACTTCCCTAAACTCCCTATATATAACTAAGTTTTGACACCCCAAACCTTCCATTTTCTTAGCAAACGTTTTTCTATTCTCAAAATCCAATAATTCGATAACATAActaggaaattttttaaaattttctttctatCTCCATGAActgagaaaaaaaagggaaagaagaaaaaaagttcccttgtttcttttcttccatcctcttttatctttttcttatttgaaatgaaattttcttGTTCTTCCACCTTAGTCTTATTACATTTTAAGCTTAGGGGGGTGTAATTCAGTAGttgtgtaattttttttctttcacattCAAAAGGAAAggtttgaaattaaccatgttgcAAGACATGATTCAtccacaacaacaacaacaactttCCATTGTAATTCTCTCATTTCTTcttgaatgtaatttttttttctttgcattttattaatgttatagAAAATCATAATATTTCTTTTGTTTGATGTGTATTCAAAATCATAACCAAGATTCTTTTCGTTAATGGCTAGGTTATCATTCTTACTATTACAAGGTTTACGTGAGTTTTTGTCTAATACTTTCGTAGGATACATTTCacagatttatatatatatcatcgttcttttgtttctttattattatttttttgttcttttcatgtCATTTTAAGTTCAATCATTTTCAGGCCctactttatttctatttttagctTCCATTAGTTCTTCTTTTGTGTGAAATATTACAAGTTTATATTTGACCAAATTAATACCACTGCGTTAGTTTTAGGCTTTCCTTCATTTCATCCATTATCCTTTATTAAacaaaattgaatcaaataagcaatcaaaaaaaatcatttttaacaatttttttttccagaaaaatagattaaattttatatatatatattgcctgACCCTAATTTAATTCCCTTTTTTGGgtaatcatatttttttttctcatttcaaaaGTGTCATTTTCTTAAGGGTAGCATCATCTTCCTAATCTAATCATGAATTTTTCCCCTCCATTTTTGTCCCAACTTTTCTTTTGATCACTATGGAATAAGAAACTTTTCATGCTTCTTGTTTAAGCTTTTAAATTTGTGATtctctctcctttttctttttttctccctTACATTTGGTGAAAGACCCTAAAGACAACATTTCACATGGAAAAACATAAATATGGGTTTCTTGGTAGTGTGTGTGGGTGTGTGCGCGCTTTAAGTTGATACATGTCACGTGGAGCATAAATACACAAAATGAAACTATGTCTATTATAAGGTTATCTTCCTTATGAGATTGATCTTATATAGGTTCATAAGTCCATCAAGTTGATCTCTTTCAAGCATCCATGGCTGTGTTTTTTCATTGATATCTAAACATGGTTTTTTCTTACAGGAGGATATACCAAGCCCCATCAGTggtccaaatttttatttttcagacAATGATCTTTTCTCTGACACCCTGCAAAACTCTGAGATCACTGATGAAAACTCTTCCTATGGCAATAATCTTAACATACCACCAGACATTGAACAACTCAATAATGGCTACCAAAACAACAATCGCAATACAAATCCGACCACCACCACCAGCACCAGCAACACCGCCACAAGCACCAACAACACAGTCGCCACCCCAGCcgctaacaacaacaacaacaacaatctgTCTATAATCTTTGATTCACCAGACGAAATGGGGAATGACATTTCGGCTTCTATAGACTTCTCTGAATCTCCATCTTTTTCAGTCCCTCCATTTCTGACACATCAAGACCATTTCAACCTGTCTTTAGTGCAGTCTCAAATGCAATTACCTGATGTTTCAGCTGAGGGGCTCTCACAGTACACTACCGACACTGTTGGACCTCTTTTGGGGCCTCCACTGCCATCTGTTTTTGACGAAGATTGCTTGTCTTCGGTGCCTTCGTATGTGCCTTTAAACTCTTCATCTCCATCAGGCTCCTTTCTTGGTCCTCCCATGACTAGTTTCATGCCTGCTGGGACTATTGCTGATAGTTCCGGGGTTTTCGCTGAGAGGATTCTTTTGAATTCTGAACTTCAACCACAAGACTTGGAATTTCAGGGTGATAATGCTGGAATCTTTTGCCCTGATACAGTCCAACGAGTTTTCAAACCAGGAGATTTGCAGGTAGGTACTTGTTTAACATTCATCATTCGATTTAGTACAATAAAGCAACTATAAATTATTCATTTGAATTCATTTGTAAACTTGCTTCGAATAGGGCCTGAGCAGTGACAATCAACAACTGGTTGGAGTGGCAACAACCAGCTCTACTCCTTTAGCTTCAGAGATGTCTAGCTTGGAAGATTCAACTTTCAACAAAGTTGGTAAACTGTCTGTTGAACAAAGGAAAGAGAAGATCCATAGGTACATGAAGAAAAGGAATGAAAGGAACTTCAGCAAGAAAATTAAGGTCCCTATAACTCCCTCTCATATCAACATTTATACCATTTAAAGACTGAAGTACTAATGTTTTATAATCAAATGTGTGTAGTATGCATGCCGCAAGACATTAGCCGATAGCAGGCCTCGAGTGAGAGGAAGATTTGCAAAAAATGACGAATTTGGAGACACCCATAGGCAAGCTTGTAGCAATCCTGAAGAAGAATATGATGATGAAGTAAGggtcttctttcttttcttcataaaattcccaagttctctctctctctatatgtATTGATAATGAACTTTTGCTTTGATTTAAGCAGGTGGTAGtgaaagaagaggaagacatGGTTGATTCCTCAGATATTTTTGCTCACATTAGTGGTGTCAACTCTTTCAAATGCAATTATCCAATCCAATCCTggatttaattagttttaaacaaTAAAGCTACTACAATTTTGCAGGGACCCCTGTTTCAAACTGGGTTTTCTCCAAGTTTgatgttaaaaaaaaacaaaaaaatattaataataattggGTCCTATGGTATACAAATAATCAACTCAGGGTCGCTATAGATAGTAAATAAAGCTGTAAGTTTTGtagatatgtatgtatatgatcATTCCCCTTGTATCAAGTTCAATTGTATGTGATCAGCACATTTTCACAATGATATTATGGCATTCCTTAATTGCCAAAGtcacttgttgaagaaattaATTTTATGTTAGATTGTGAGTGTAACCAATAGTTTGCTTCAATTGCTTGGCTCATGTATAGTATAAATTTAACTTCTTCaaagtgaaaaaagaaaataaaaaattggatgTTGGAAGGTGTTTGATGCCATTTTAGTtcatattttgtaattttgtagtTAAATCTATCTTTTGTGTATTATTTTTGGTTGttcaatgaaaatatatatatttcatgaaTCGAGATGTGTGTTGGCAAAAGAAAATTTTCAggttaaaatcaaatttaacacGATTCAcaactaattttattattaaaaataatatattagtatatattttacaattaaacttaaataaaaatatttgtaccATTTAATTTTGTATACGAATTGGCAGGAAAATTAGGCAAATATgatgatttaaaaagaaaattagagaTTTGGGTCGAATTTAAGGAAATTTAAGAACCTGCGAATTTATTTGGAAGTTCCTCCCATGTACCAATGGATTTTGGAGCTTGCAAATCTAACTAATTCAACGCGTTATCACATAATGAGAATAAGAACACCCGAAGATGAATAACATCATCGATGATCccattaaatttaaatgtatcgcatagatgcaagaaatatttaaaatgttgaTTCGGGTCCTCATGTATTGAGCCCCAAAATTGCAGGTTACTCTGTATCATTTGTATAATTGCTGATTTGATCTCAAAACTGTTTGCATTCATGGCTTGTCTGTTGATGCTGCCTTGCACAACATCCAAATCCGGCATTGCATAATCACGCAATGTGTGATTCTGCTCTATCATCGGCTTTACAATCCGTGGAATTGGTTCTACTAGTGGTGTTAGTGGTATTTGCTCGGGCTAGTCCTCGTACAACGGATTTTCATGTAGTGGATCAGCCACTGGTGGATCTTCTCTCTGAATGAGAGCTGTTCATGCTCGTCTTAACGTGTGTTCTGGTTCAAGGTCAAACTCGATCAGATCTCTTCTGTTTCGAGTCATACACAACAAATAAGAAACATAAttgagttaataaaataaataaattttagataaataaaaaaaatatcgtatctatgaatttcaattttcctacTTATCCTAATTAGCATataattattactaaaatttgTGTTTAACACAGAAACTTCCTTGACAACTACGCCAACAACTCGATCGCGCCCCAACATGCGTGTCCTTTTGCTTAGGAATTATGCAATGAAATATGTAATTAAGTGCGGTGGCTGCGAGTgtacaggtcaaattgtaatagaGTTAATTATAAAGAAATACTGGAAGTACtctaaggatcgtacccaaaagAGGTTTGTTTAAACTAAATGATTAGCAATGAATAACACACTACCTAGGTCTAAATAGATACTTATGTACTcatcatattatggcaaaataaTAAAGAGATGAACTGAAAAACAAAAATACATAAAATCCAAATACCAAAATCTCAATTAATTCAAGTAGACAAAAGGATGACTAACTTCCGTGTTCTTGATTAACTTAGATCCAGAAGTTTTACTAATTAACTAACAATTAACCTAATTAACACCTTTCGACCTATAACTAGATCATTCGATCGACTTTTCTTTTGGATGTCGCGACATCTATGGCAGTCCACTAATTTCTTGGCCACAATGTTTTACTACACACTTAATCAACTTGTCAGTTCTTCCTTAAGCTAGATTGGCCTAAAAGGTCATAAAACAACACTAAAAgctcaatttattcaacttaacTTGAAAAGTAAGTAATTCTTAAAATGAACTTAAAAGATAGAAAATCACTTGAATACAAGCTCCATAAGTAGTGAAAAGAGCTTAATTaggcccatttaaaatatgggttgggTCGAGCTTGAACATTCAAGATCCGAGCCCGACCCTGCCTGAcctgtttttaagtttataatactttatattatgttattattatatagGATATatctcaaaactatacatgaactacgatttaatgtgcaattgtatacatgaactttgattttctgcaattttatacatgaaattttaattttatccaatcttgtaaattattagcacaattttttatataacatcattttatgtttaatattgcataaataaataattatatttatccaatataaaaaaattgatgtatttatttctttaaatatgtaggattaaaacaaaattaaagtttcaagtatacatttgaaccacaattagagtttcacatgtataattgcaccaaattaatcaaagttcatgtataattttgagatttatctcttttatatattatgtaatttataacatatttaaaaataaacctatactaaatatataatactactctaaagtaaacattaaaataatgttaagatgactatataaaaaatttcaataaataaaaaatatataaagtatttaaattaaaataatataaatatttttttaaaaaattaaaaataatatggacgaACATAAAATGGGCTTGGGTTAGTCTTTTGTAAAATATAGGCAAGCTGgggcaaaattttaggtccaTATTTCAGGTCGGGTTGGGCTTGGGCAagcataaattatattaatatcatacttaggCCCGACCCAAACCTTGCCCAGCccaacccatgagcacctctagtcataagtgaataaatccagaAATAGATCTAGGATCTATTTTACTTAGGTCTTATTCGTTATACTGTCagtccagttagtcacatctatatatctatattttagGAGTCATCTACTCCAATACtaaagacaaagcatctccctacTTGGACTTGATAGactacatattagtcttttaattagtttgctcatttccaattagactaaggacatgtttaggttaatctactaatacaagttgtcttatCGTATTACAATTTGACCACATAATACCACTTGGTATTAATTAAATAGATaaccagtgagccaatatttgcttccattttgcttcgTATGCAAAAACATTGAGACAATATACAAgtgtattaatgtaattaatggatgTTATTGTTAAactaatttgtttgaaaaatacaagTATGCAAAATGAATATATACTTAGGGAACTAGATCCAACAGTTAGTTCCCCTTACTCCTTGTTATTTAAGTTGTTTGTTTGTGATTTAATATGTTGAGGATCCTAGTGGTTAAGTTTGAGCATAATATGTTTGGAGAACTACCTAAGTAGAAATTCATGTCACCACTTCTTCATTTAGGTCATGTTTAGAATATTCTTGAACATTTTTGAAAACATTATGCATGGTCATAGTAGTTTTGTAATACCCCATACTTGACCAAATTGTCAGGTTTGAggtatagtgtaacaccccaaacctagcccagacgttatggccgaatccagagatgtcacaaagaatgggttttgaaaacggAGTCGTTACGTTAAATCATTTTAGCTTAATAACTCATATTCTTTTATATCCATTGTCGAAAACATTAAATAATTGATTTATTTGCCAAAACGTAATTTACAACTGAAGTTATAACAAAGGTTATTTTCTTAAAAACCCATTCATAAATTCGgaaaacctttgttttagtaaaaccatgtttttaaataaCCATCCcc includes these proteins:
- the LOC121208496 gene encoding probable basic-leucine zipper transcription factor C isoform X3 is translated as MFLRAFMSDMKPEDIPSPISGPNFYFSDNDLFSDTLQNSEITDENSSYGNNLNIPPDIEQLNNGYQNNNRNTNPTTTTSTSNTATSTNNTVATPAANNNNNNNLSIIFDSPDEMGNDISASIDFSESPSFSVPPFLTHQDHFNLSLVQSQMQLPDVSAEGLSQYTTDTVGPLLGPPLPSVFDEDCLSSVPSYVPLNSSSPSGSFLGPPMTSFMPAGTIADSSGVFAERILLNSELQPQDLEFQGDNAGIFCPDTVQRVFKPGDLQGLSSDNQQLVGVATTSSTPLASEMSSLEDSTFNKVGKLSVEQRKEKIHRYMKKRNERNFSKKIKYACRKTLADSRPRVRGRFAKNDEFGDTHRQACSNPEEEYDDEQVVVKEEEDMVDSSDIFAHISGVNSFKCNYPIQSWI
- the LOC121208496 gene encoding two-component response regulator-like PRR95 isoform X2, which produces MLQDMIHPQQQQQLSIEDIPSPISGPNFYFSDNDLFSDTLQNSEITDENSSYGNNLNIPPDIEQLNNGYQNNNRNTNPTTTTSTSNTATSTNNTVATPAANNNNNNNLSIIFDSPDEMGNDISASIDFSESPSFSVPPFLTHQDHFNLSLVQSQMQLPDVSAEGLSQYTTDTVGPLLGPPLPSVFDEDCLSSVPSYVPLNSSSPSGSFLGPPMTSFMPAGTIADSSGVFAERILLNSELQPQDLEFQGDNAGIFCPDTVQRVFKPGDLQGLSSDNQQLVGVATTSSTPLASEMSSLEDSTFNKVGKLSVEQRKEKIHRYMKKRNERNFSKKIKYACRKTLADSRPRVRGRFAKNDEFGDTHRQACSNPEEEYDDEVVVKEEEDMVDSSDIFAHISGVNSFKCNYPIQSWI
- the LOC121208496 gene encoding two-component response regulator-like PRR95 isoform X1, which encodes MLQDMIHPQQQQQLSIEDIPSPISGPNFYFSDNDLFSDTLQNSEITDENSSYGNNLNIPPDIEQLNNGYQNNNRNTNPTTTTSTSNTATSTNNTVATPAANNNNNNNLSIIFDSPDEMGNDISASIDFSESPSFSVPPFLTHQDHFNLSLVQSQMQLPDVSAEGLSQYTTDTVGPLLGPPLPSVFDEDCLSSVPSYVPLNSSSPSGSFLGPPMTSFMPAGTIADSSGVFAERILLNSELQPQDLEFQGDNAGIFCPDTVQRVFKPGDLQGLSSDNQQLVGVATTSSTPLASEMSSLEDSTFNKVGKLSVEQRKEKIHRYMKKRNERNFSKKIKYACRKTLADSRPRVRGRFAKNDEFGDTHRQACSNPEEEYDDEQVVVKEEEDMVDSSDIFAHISGVNSFKCNYPIQSWI